Part of the Halobacteriovoraceae bacterium genome is shown below.
GTGTTGAAAAACTTCCTTAAGTTCCTTTAAAACGATAAAACCAAGTCCTCCAAGAGTGATCAGAGCACCTACTGTTCCATGAATCAGGGGTCTAGTGGCATAGTTTTCAAGAGATGTATTAAAAAGAGAAAGACCCGCATTACAAAAGGCCGAAACCGAATGAAAAAAACCATAATAAAAGGCATTGCCGAAGTCATATCCTTCAAAAGTGAAGGCTATCGTTAAAACAATGCCACCCCAAAGTTCAATAAAAAAAGTATATTTAATAATATCTACGATCATGGCAATCAGTTCTTCAAGACTTGAGACATCAAGAAGATCTTGCATGATAACTCTGTTTTTCATATCCATACTTCGACCGAGTAGGATGGTCATTGAGGCATAGAGAGTCATAATAGACAGCCCACCAATTTGGATAAGGATAAGGATAATAATTTGACCGAACAAACTAAAATGATCGGCCAAGGACAAAGTAGCAAGCCCTGTTACACATGTTGCCGAGGTTGACATAAAAAGAGCATCTATAAAAGGGGTCGTTACACCTTTGGATGAAGACACTGGTAACATAAGTAAGAAAGTGCCTAAGAGAATGACTCCACTAAAGGAAAGAAAAACAAGTTGCGCGGGTCTTAAGCTAATTTCTGAAAAGAGTGTCGTTCTATATTTTTTTACTTTCTTAGTCCCACCTGAATCGTAAAGAGTTAGTATAGATGAAAGTAAATGGGCCGAAGAGAGCCAAAAGGTAAATTGAATATCTCCAAATGAAATGACCATTGGTATGAAGACAACAAAAGAGAAGACATGTTTGCGTAGGTATTCTTCAAAACTGGAAGTTTGAAGATAGTTTATAAGAACGACAAAGAATAATACAATTGGAACGAGATTGGTACCAACTTGCAAGGCCCTACCAATGAGTTCTTGGGACCAACTATTGGGCAACTTGTCATTTTGGTTAAGAGAGTACAGCAAAATAAAACTACCATTAACGAATAGTTCTAAGAGAAAAGGTAATTTCTGAATAAGACCAAACATAATAGTATTTTAATCTGTAAATGCTATGGATAATACATGGTGCATATTGCCCAAATAATACTGTTATGGCCATTGCTAAATCTATTTAAAATAAATTTTTGAATTTTAAAATCAAGAAGCTTTCAAATGGTGCTTGCTTTGGTTATCTCTCATAGAAACAATTTTCTGAGTGCTAGAGTCAATTTTTGAGTCTTCTACACCTTTTAAAAGGAATTGTAATGATTCTACGACAGTGTTTAGCGCAAGGGTTCTTTGTTTTAATTCGATAGAAGATTGTTGTGATTTTTGTGAGAGACTTGTTATCTGCACAGAACTTCCATTGAGCTGTAAAATTGCACTAGAAATTTCTTCTGTTCCACTTGCTTGTTCATTTGATGCAATTGAAATTTCAGAGACTCTATCATTTACATTTCCAACATTTTTTAAAATATCTTCAAATACAGTTTTGCAGTCATTAGCTATTTTGACGCTTAAATTAACTTTTTCTTTTCCACTATCAGTATATTTTGTGATTCGAGAAGCTGAAGTATTTACTATAGTATTAACTTTATTAATACTGTTTCCAAGCAGTGAAGATATTTCAGTTGCTGCCTCTCCACTCATTTGAGCAAGATTACCAACTTCTTCGGCCACAACAGCAAATCCTTTTCCGTTTTCCCCGGCTCTTGCGGCCTCTACTGAAGCATTAAATGACAAGAGTTTTGTTTGAAATACAATATCATTTATAATTTGTGTTTTTTGTTCAATTTCTTTAATTAACTCTACAATTCCTTGAATTTCAGTATTATTTTTTTTCACCTCAGAGATAACATTATCACTGCTTTCAGCAACTTCATTGATTGCAACCATCATTTCTTCTATAGTTTTTTGACCTTCCATCACTTTGTTTTTGCTTACTTTGGATTGATCAAGGGAATAGCGAGTTGCTTCAGAATTTTTTTGAACCATAGTCGTTATTTCATCGATCGAAACAGAAGTCTCTTGAAGGGCCGCGGCCTGTTCTGATGACAGATCTGTTAAGCTATTACTTATTTCTTCTAGTGAATCTGATACCAAATCAACACTATCGACTTCTTTTGTAATGAGATTTACGATATTTGAAAGCTGTATTGTTAAATAATTTGAAAACCAAATTGATCCAGTAAGTGTTAGTAGGGATATTATTAACGTAATTACGTATTGTATCACTGTAGTACTTTGATTTTTGGCCTCTAACTCTTTTGCTGATTCTTCATATTCCTTTCTGATACTTTTAACATTT
Proteins encoded:
- a CDS encoding Trk family potassium uptake protein, coding for MFGLIQKLPFLLELFVNGSFILLYSLNQNDKLPNSWSQELIGRALQVGTNLVPIVLFFVVLINYLQTSSFEEYLRKHVFSFVVFIPMVISFGDIQFTFWLSSAHLLSSILTLYDSGGTKKVKKYRTTLFSEISLRPAQLVFLSFSGVILLGTFLLMLPVSSSKGVTTPFIDALFMSTSATCVTGLATLSLADHFSLFGQIIILILIQIGGLSIMTLYASMTILLGRSMDMKNRVIMQDLLDVSSLEELIAMIVDIIKYTFFIELWGGIVLTIAFTFEGYDFGNAFYYGFFHSVSAFCNAGLSLFNTSLENYATRPLIHGTVGALITLGGLGFIVLKELKEVFQHRKSFVRLSLHSRIVLITSFALTAGGTIMIFFGEFLNAFDSYSLWEKIQVSVFQSVTLRTAGFNTVPLTNLNTYTLYGMTLFMFIGASPGSTGGGVKTTSLAILTQSIISTLKGRKSVNLFDRVIPPPIVVRATALTFISILITSFFILLLMKFEKDQPFLTIFFEVLSASGTVGLSLGITPYLTVAGKLGIAILMFIGRIGPLTLVLALGEEKKMIGMYSYPEGRIMIG